The genomic DNA GAACCAGCCGAACACCACGATGGGCGCAATGGCCATCAGCGACGCGGCGGACAGCTTGGCCCAGAACAAGCCCTCGGGGCTGGAGTAGGACGCGATCAGCGTGGCCAGCGTGCCGGCCTTGGCGGCGCTGAGGTTCAGGCTCCAGAAGGCTTCGTTCCACGACAGCACCAGGCACAACAGGCCGGTGGATGCCAGGCCACCCATGCCCAGCGGCAGCAGCACCAGGCGCACTTCCTGCCACAGGGTAGCGCCGTCCATGCGAGCGGCCTCCAGGATCTCGCGCGGGATGTCCTTGAAGTGGGAGTACAGCATCCACACCATGATGGGCAGGTTGGACAGCGCGAACACGATGATGAGCGCGAGCTGCGTGTCGAGCAGGTGGCTCTTTTGCGCCAGCACGTAGATGGGCACCAGCGCGCCCACGGCGGGCATCATCTTGGTGGAGAGCATCCACATCAGGATGTCCTTGGTGTACTTGCCCTTGAAGAAGGCCATGGCATACGCCGCGGGCGCTGCCAGCATCAGCCCCACCAGGGTGGACAGCACGCTGGTGATGACCGAGTTCCTGGCGTACAGCAGGTAGTCGCTGCGCTCCTGCACCTCGTGAAAATTCTCGAGCGTGGGGATGAAGAACAGCTGCGGCGGCACGGCGATGGCCTGCAGCTCGGTCTTGAACGCGGTCAGCAGCAGCCAGGCCAGCGGGAAGAACAGCAGCAGGGCCACGCCCCAGGCAGCCACGGTGCGCAGGGCCAGCAGGCCCAGCGGATAGTTGGAACGGCGTCGAGCAGTCATGGTGGTGCTTCGGTTATTTGTCGAGGTTCTTGCCGACCATGCGGATCAGGAACACGGCCGCGATGTTGGCCAGCACCACCGCGAACAGCGCGCCGGCCGAGGCCACGCCCGCATCGAAGTTGAGCAGCGCCTGCTTGAAGATCAGGAAGGTGACGTTGGTGCTCGCATCGCCCGGCCCGCCACCGGTGGTGGTGTAGATCTCGGCAAAGATGCTGAGCAGGAAGATGAGTTCGATCATCACCACCACCGCCACCGAGCGGGCCAGGTGCGGCACATACAGGTAGCGCAGCTGCTGCAGGTAGTTGGCGCCGTCCATGCGCGAGGCCTCGAGCTGCTCATGGTTCATGCTTTGCAGCGCGGTCATGAAGATCAGCGTGGCAAAGGGCAGCCACTGCCACGACACCATGACGATCACCGAGAACAGCGGGTGGTCGGTGAGCCAGTCCACCGGCTGCGCGCCGAAGAACATCCACACCTGGGCGAGCACGCCGTAGATGGGGTTCATCATCATGTTCTTCCACATCAGCGCGTTCACCGTGGGCATGACGAAGAACGGCGAGATCAGCAGCACCCGCACGATGCCCCGGCCCGCGAACGGCTCGTTGATGAGCAGCGCGATGGCGATGCCGAACACCACCGTGATGAGGATCACGCTGCCGAGCAGCAGCAGCGTGTTGACCACCGCCGTGCCGAACGAGGGGTCGGTGACGAAGTACTCGAAATTCTCCAGCCCGGCAAAGCCGGTCTGATCCGGCTGCATCAGGTTGTAGCGGATGAGCGAGAAGTAGATCGTCATCACCAGCGGCACGATCATCCACAGGAAGAGCGTGGCCATGGCTGGCGTGAGCAGCAGGCGGGGGAGCAGGCGGCGGTTCATGGTGTTTCCGAAAGGGCGACGGGGCCGCCATGGTGAATGGCGAGCCCCAGGATCAGCACTGGTCAATCCACGGATGGGCAGTGGACGGCGGAGCCTCGGTGGCCCCGCCAGCCTTTACTTGTAGTAACCAGCCTTCTTCATTTCCCGGTCCGCAGACACCTGGCTGGCCTTGAGGGCCGCGTCCACCGTGGTCTTGCCTGCCAGCGCCGCGCTCATCTGCTGGCCCACCGCGATGCCGATGGCCTGGAACTCCGGAATCGCTGCGAACTGCACACCCACGTAGGGGCTCTTGGGCAGGGTCGAATCGGTCGGGTTGGCCGAGTCGATCGCGACCTTCTCGGCGGCGGCGAAGCGGGCGGCCTTCTGGAACTCAGGCGATGCGTAGGTGCTCTTGCGCGTGCCGGTGGGCACGTTGGCCCAGCCGTTGGTCTTGGCGACCAGCTGGATGTAGTCCTTGCTGGTGGACCAGGTGATGAACTTCTGCGCGGCGTCCACCTTTTTCGAACCGGCCGGGATGGCCAGGTTCCACGACCACAGCCAGTTGGCGCCCTTGGGCGTGTTCATGGTGGGCGCCTGGGCAAAGGCCATCTGGTCGGCCACCTTGGACTGCTTGGGGTCGCTCACGAACGATGCCGCGATGGTCGCGTCCACCCACATGCCGCACTTGCCGGAGTTGGTCAGCGCCAGGATCTCGTTGAAGCTGTTGGCCGACGAGCCAGGCGGGCCGTAGTTCTTGAGCAGGTCCACGTAGAAGGTGATCGCGTCCTTCCAGGGCTTGGATTCGAGCTGCGGCTTCCACTGCATGTCGAACCACTGGCCGCCGAAGGTGTTGACCAGCGTGGTCAAGAACGCCATGTTGTCGCCCCAACCCGGCTTGCCGCGCAGGCAGATGCCGTACACGCCGTTCTTGGGGTCGTGCATCTTGGCGGCCAGGTCCTTGATCTGCGGCCAGGTGGGACGCTCGGGCACCTGCACGCCGGCCTTGTCGGCCAGGTCCTTGCGGTACATGAGCATGGAGCTTTCGCCGTAGAACGGCGCGGCGAACAGCTTGCCGTCGATGGACAGGCCGCCCCGCACGGCGGGCAGCAGGTCGTCCACGTCGTAGGCGGCGTCGGTTTTGAGCTCCTGCAGCCAGCCCTTCTTGCCCCAGATGGGCGCCTCGTACATGCCGATGGTCATCACGTCGAACTGGCCGCCCTTGGTGGCGATGTCGGTGGTGACGCGCTGGCGCAGCACACCTTCTTCGAGCGTGACCCACTTGAGCTTGATGTCGGGGTTGGCCTGCTCGAAGTTCTTGGAGAGCTTCTGCATCTCGATCATGTGGCCGTTGTTCACGGTGGCGATCACGAGCTCGGTCTGCGCGCTGGCGGCGCCGCACAGCGACGTCAAGGCCAGCGCAACGGCGACGGCCAGGCGCTGGGGCATGGTGACAGGGGTGGAATGTGGCATCGGAAAAGTCTCCTCGGTCGTTGGTATGGGAATCTGCCTTTCAACACCGGCGCAAGGCATGCAGGCATTGACGGACTGAACGATACCGATGCTGCGATGCTCGATTGGTACTCCAGACGCCTCCACAAATACTAATTTGCACCAGATACTCAGGATTTATACCTAGATGTGTCAACAGGGTATCTAACCGAGTGCAAAAAGGCGGCTCCACCGTTGCGGCGTTGGCGTAGCGAATGCTCTGGATTACTATCAAATAGATAGCTGCCAGCACTTACCTATCAAGCGGCAGAGGCCAATTCAGTCCACATTTTCTTGCACCAAGGCCCACTGGGGTTGACGCCCACACCCCCCAACTCCCTCCATTTGCCCCTCTGCCCAGGGGAGCCTACTCCGCGTCAGAAATCCACCGTGGCAGAAAGAGTCGCCGTGCGGGGACTTCCCACATACAGCCAGTTGCCGGAGCCACTGGACCAGTAGTTGCGGTTGAACAGGTTGTCCACGCCCGCGCGCAGCACCAGCGGCCGGCCCC from Acidovorax sp. A79 includes the following:
- a CDS encoding carbohydrate ABC transporter permease, producing MTARRRSNYPLGLLALRTVAAWGVALLLFFPLAWLLLTAFKTELQAIAVPPQLFFIPTLENFHEVQERSDYLLYARNSVITSVLSTLVGLMLAAPAAYAMAFFKGKYTKDILMWMLSTKMMPAVGALVPIYVLAQKSHLLDTQLALIIVFALSNLPIMVWMLYSHFKDIPREILEAARMDGATLWQEVRLVLLPLGMGGLASTGLLCLVLSWNEAFWSLNLSAAKAGTLATLIASYSSPEGLFWAKLSAASLMAIAPIVVFGWFSQKQLVQGLTFGAVK
- a CDS encoding carbohydrate ABC transporter permease — encoded protein: MNRRLLPRLLLTPAMATLFLWMIVPLVMTIYFSLIRYNLMQPDQTGFAGLENFEYFVTDPSFGTAVVNTLLLLGSVILITVVFGIAIALLINEPFAGRGIVRVLLISPFFVMPTVNALMWKNMMMNPIYGVLAQVWMFFGAQPVDWLTDHPLFSVIVMVSWQWLPFATLIFMTALQSMNHEQLEASRMDGANYLQQLRYLYVPHLARSVAVVVMIELIFLLSIFAEIYTTTGGGPGDASTNVTFLIFKQALLNFDAGVASAGALFAVVLANIAAVFLIRMVGKNLDK
- a CDS encoding sugar ABC transporter substrate-binding protein; amino-acid sequence: MPHSTPVTMPQRLAVAVALALTSLCGAASAQTELVIATVNNGHMIEMQKLSKNFEQANPDIKLKWVTLEEGVLRQRVTTDIATKGGQFDVMTIGMYEAPIWGKKGWLQELKTDAAYDVDDLLPAVRGGLSIDGKLFAAPFYGESSMLMYRKDLADKAGVQVPERPTWPQIKDLAAKMHDPKNGVYGICLRGKPGWGDNMAFLTTLVNTFGGQWFDMQWKPQLESKPWKDAITFYVDLLKNYGPPGSSANSFNEILALTNSGKCGMWVDATIAASFVSDPKQSKVADQMAFAQAPTMNTPKGANWLWSWNLAIPAGSKKVDAAQKFITWSTSKDYIQLVAKTNGWANVPTGTRKSTYASPEFQKAARFAAAEKVAIDSANPTDSTLPKSPYVGVQFAAIPEFQAIGIAVGQQMSAALAGKTTVDAALKASQVSADREMKKAGYYK